The Nocardioides humi genome includes a region encoding these proteins:
- the trpA gene encoding tryptophan synthase subunit alpha: MTASSTAFEKARADGRAALVGYLPAGFPDVDGSIAALKAMVEAGCDVIEIGLPYSDPVMDGPIIQAAAQQALDAGVRTTDVLRVVEAVAATGTPTLVMTYWNPIESYGRVSGRSHGRSGVERFAQDLANAGGAGLITPDLTPDFAPEWTAAADERDLDKVFLVAPSSTDERIAMTTAACRGFVYATGIMGVTGTRQATAAGVAPLIARTKATTDLPVGVGVGVSTGAQAADLASYADGVIVGSAFVRTLLDHAGDRTAGLAALAALTEDLAGGVRA, from the coding sequence GTGACCGCCAGCAGCACCGCGTTCGAGAAGGCGCGGGCCGACGGCCGTGCGGCGCTCGTCGGCTACCTGCCCGCCGGGTTCCCCGACGTCGACGGCAGCATCGCCGCCCTGAAGGCCATGGTCGAGGCGGGCTGTGACGTCATCGAGATCGGCCTGCCCTACAGCGACCCGGTCATGGACGGCCCGATCATCCAGGCCGCCGCCCAGCAGGCGCTCGACGCGGGCGTCCGCACCACGGACGTGCTCCGGGTCGTCGAGGCGGTCGCGGCGACCGGGACGCCCACGCTGGTGATGACCTACTGGAACCCGATCGAGAGCTACGGACGCGTCAGCGGCCGGAGCCATGGGCGCAGTGGCGTCGAGCGGTTCGCCCAGGACCTCGCGAACGCCGGGGGAGCGGGCCTGATCACCCCCGACCTCACGCCCGACTTCGCGCCGGAGTGGACCGCCGCGGCCGACGAGCGCGACCTCGACAAGGTCTTCCTCGTCGCGCCCTCCTCGACCGACGAGCGGATCGCGATGACCACCGCCGCCTGTCGCGGCTTCGTCTACGCCACCGGCATCATGGGCGTCACCGGCACCAGGCAGGCGACGGCCGCGGGCGTCGCCCCGCTGATCGCCCGGACCAAGGCGACCACCGACCTCCCGGTCGGCGTGGGCGTCGGGGTCAGCACCGGGGCGCAGGCCGCCGACCTGGCGTCGTACGCCGACGGGGTGATCGTCGGCTCGGCGTTCGTCCGCACCCTGCTCGACCACGCGGGCGACCGGACCGCCGGACTGGCGGCGCTGGCCGCCCTCACCGAGGACCTGGCCGGAGGCGTTCGTGCCTAG
- the trpB gene encoding tryptophan synthase subunit beta has translation MSTYDADALGWFGGAGAFGGRFMPEALIAALDELDVAWREAMADPAFTGEFDRLLHEYAGVPSLLYDATRLSEHAGARILLKREDLNHTGAHKIRNVLGQALLTQRMGKTRVIAETGAGQHGVASATAAAYLGLDCTVYMGEVDTERQALNVARMQLLGAEVIPVKSGSRTLKDAINEALRDWVASVDETAYLFGTAAGPHPFPSLVLSFVRGIGDEARQQCLDQFGALPDAVAACVGGGSNAIGLFAGFVDDPEVAIYGFEAGGDGVETGRHAATIFAGSIGVLHGARTYVLQDEDGQTIESHSISAGLDYPGVGPQHSALSAAGRASYLPVTDAEAMDAMALLARTEGIIPAVESAHAVAGALRVAKERPGQTLLVNLSGRGDKDMGTALEWFGLGRAGAQEQGEQG, from the coding sequence GTGAGCACCTACGACGCCGACGCGCTCGGCTGGTTCGGGGGAGCGGGCGCGTTCGGCGGCCGCTTCATGCCGGAGGCGCTGATCGCGGCGCTCGACGAGCTCGACGTGGCCTGGCGCGAGGCGATGGCCGACCCCGCGTTCACCGGCGAGTTCGACCGGCTGCTGCACGAGTACGCCGGCGTCCCGAGCCTGCTGTACGACGCCACCCGGCTCTCCGAGCACGCCGGCGCCCGGATCCTGCTCAAGCGCGAGGACCTCAACCACACCGGCGCCCACAAGATCCGCAACGTGCTCGGCCAGGCGCTGCTCACCCAGCGGATGGGCAAGACCCGGGTGATCGCCGAGACCGGCGCCGGCCAGCACGGCGTCGCCTCGGCCACCGCCGCGGCGTACCTCGGCCTGGACTGCACCGTCTACATGGGCGAGGTCGACACCGAGCGGCAGGCGCTCAACGTGGCCCGGATGCAGCTGCTCGGCGCCGAGGTGATCCCGGTCAAGAGCGGCTCGCGCACCCTCAAGGACGCCATCAACGAGGCGCTGCGCGACTGGGTCGCCAGCGTCGACGAGACCGCCTACCTGTTCGGCACCGCCGCCGGGCCGCATCCCTTCCCCAGCCTGGTGCTCAGCTTCGTGCGCGGGATCGGCGACGAGGCCCGTCAGCAGTGCCTCGACCAGTTCGGCGCGCTGCCCGACGCGGTCGCCGCCTGCGTCGGCGGCGGGTCCAACGCGATCGGCCTGTTCGCGGGCTTCGTCGACGACCCCGAGGTCGCGATCTACGGCTTCGAGGCCGGCGGCGACGGCGTCGAGACCGGACGGCATGCCGCGACCATCTTCGCCGGCTCCATCGGCGTGCTCCACGGCGCGCGCACGTACGTCCTGCAGGACGAGGACGGCCAGACCATCGAGTCCCACTCGATCTCCGCGGGCCTGGACTACCCGGGCGTCGGGCCGCAGCACTCCGCGCTGTCGGCGGCCGGCCGGGCGTCGTACCTGCCCGTGACGGACGCCGAGGCGATGGACGCCATGGCGCTGCTCGCCCGCACCGAGGGGATCATCCCGGCGGTCGAGTCCGCGCACGCCGTCGCCGGCGCGCTGCGGGTCGCGAAGGAGCGGCCGGGCCAGACGCTGCTGGTCAACCTGTCGGGCCGCGGCGACAAGGACATGGGCACGGCCCTGGAGTGGTTCGGGCTCGGCCGGGCCGGGGCGCAGGAGCAGGGGGAGCAGGGGTGA
- the trpC gene encoding indole-3-glycerol phosphate synthase TrpC: MSAPQASQPTVLDGIVAGALEDLAVRRAAVSEADLRAALADVDPPRDPMPHFRGPGSSVIAEVKRRSPSKGELADIPDPAALAREYAAGGAAAISVLTERRRFGGSLDDLRAVRAAVDVPLLRKDFIVTEYQLLEARAAGADLALLIVASLPGELLPRLHDYARELGLTVLVEVHDEEETARAVDLGAELVGVNARNLKTLAVDDGTFGRLAPLIPDDRVKVAESGIFGPQDVRRFVAEGARAVLVGEALVKDGAPRRAVEAMTGIRQ, encoded by the coding sequence ATGTCGGCCCCCCAGGCCTCTCAGCCCACGGTGCTCGACGGGATCGTCGCCGGAGCACTCGAGGACCTCGCGGTCCGCCGGGCCGCCGTCAGCGAGGCGGACCTGCGGGCCGCGCTCGCCGACGTCGACCCGCCGCGCGACCCGATGCCCCACTTCCGCGGGCCCGGCTCGAGCGTGATCGCCGAGGTGAAGCGCAGGAGCCCCAGCAAGGGCGAGCTCGCCGACATCCCCGACCCCGCCGCCCTCGCCCGGGAGTACGCCGCCGGCGGAGCCGCCGCGATCAGCGTGCTCACCGAGCGGCGCCGGTTCGGCGGCAGCCTCGACGACCTCCGCGCGGTGCGTGCCGCGGTCGACGTCCCGCTGCTCCGCAAGGACTTCATCGTCACCGAGTACCAGCTGCTCGAGGCGCGTGCCGCCGGCGCCGACCTGGCGCTGCTCATCGTCGCGTCGCTGCCCGGCGAGCTGCTGCCGCGGCTCCACGACTACGCCCGCGAGCTCGGCCTCACCGTGCTCGTGGAGGTGCACGACGAGGAGGAGACGGCTCGCGCGGTCGACCTCGGCGCCGAGCTGGTCGGCGTCAACGCCCGCAACCTCAAGACCCTCGCGGTCGACGACGGCACCTTCGGGCGGCTCGCCCCGCTGATCCCCGACGACCGGGTCAAGGTCGCCGAGTCCGGGATCTTCGGGCCGCAGGACGTGCGGCGCTTCGTCGCCGAGGGCGCCCGGGCGGTGCTGGTCGGCGAGGCGCTGGTCAAGGACGGTGCGCCGCGCCGGGCGGTGGAGGCGATGACGGGGATCCGACAGTGA
- a CDS encoding DUF4190 domain-containing protein, with the protein MSYNEPPNYGTPPPPPAGGYGAGGYGGGDHPQGTTILILGILGLVCCGPLGIAAWVMGNKAIKEIDANPSAYTNRGTVNAGRICGMIATILMIVGIVAYIILFAIAGSISLSSS; encoded by the coding sequence GTGAGCTACAACGAGCCGCCCAACTACGGCACCCCGCCGCCCCCTCCGGCCGGCGGCTACGGCGCCGGGGGCTACGGCGGGGGCGACCACCCGCAGGGCACGACCATCCTGATCCTCGGCATCCTCGGCCTCGTCTGCTGTGGTCCCCTCGGCATCGCCGCGTGGGTGATGGGCAACAAGGCGATCAAGGAGATCGACGCCAACCCGAGCGCCTACACCAACCGGGGCACGGTCAACGCCGGCCGGATCTGCGGCATGATCGCCACGATCCTGATGATCGTGGGCATCGTGGCCTACATCATCCTGTTCGCGATCGCGGGCTCGATCAGCCTCAGCAGCAGCTGA
- a CDS encoding DUF4190 domain-containing protein: MTGILGIVGVCCCGLLGLVGLAGVICGALARKEIQQSNGAKTGEGLALAGIITGSIGIVLGLGSLVLALALGLSDGFYYR; encoded by the coding sequence GTGACGGGCATCCTCGGCATCGTCGGCGTCTGCTGCTGCGGGCTGCTCGGCCTGGTCGGCCTGGCCGGGGTCATCTGCGGCGCGCTGGCCCGCAAGGAGATCCAGCAGTCCAACGGCGCCAAGACCGGCGAGGGGCTGGCCCTGGCCGGCATCATCACCGGCTCCATCGGGATCGTGCTGGGCCTGGGCAGCCTGGTCCTGGCGCTCGCCCTGGGCCTCTCCGACGGGTTCTACTACCGCTGA